CACGCGTGGGCCGCAGGAGCGGCACCTGTGCCAGCTAGACTACATCCTGTTGTCTCCCGCGCTGCAACGGGAGAACCCGCGCGCGGTGCCCGACGTGATCAGAAACGGGCAGCCATGGCGCACGCCGTTTCCGCCCGGCCTGGAGGTCGAGCGCTTTCCCCGCGCGGGCTGGGACCGGCCGAAGGCCTCCGATCATTGTCCTGTCGTGATCCCGCTGCATATCTCCGCCGCATGAGCTTCGATATCCCCCGCAACCGCATCTTGCCGATCGCCGAAGCCGAGCTGGTGGTCGATCCCGCGCCGCATCCCTACGAGCTTGCCCATCGCGAGGCGATTGTCGCGAACTGGGATCTGGAGAAGGCGGAAAAGCCGGCGCTGTTCAACGGCAAGGTGATGCTCTTCTCGTCCATCCGCTGGGCGGACGGGCGGCTGGATGCGCGCTGCCACGTGGCAAACTACGCAACCTTCATGCACTGGCGCAGGATGCGGCCCGACACGTCGGCGGAACATCTTTACGCGCATGCGATGCCGGTCTCGTCCGACGGCGCGCTGATCGCGATCCGCATGGCCGGGCATACGGTCAATGCCGGCCGGGTCTATTTCGCCGCCGGCTCGCTGGAGCCGGAAGACATAACAGGCGACCGTATCGATCTCGCGGCGAACATGGCGCGCGAGGTCCGTGAGGAGACGGGGCTCGACCTCGGCGCCGCCCGGGCGGAGGCGGGCTATCACGGCTGGTCGTCCGACAGTGGCA
The Mesorhizobium australicum genome window above contains:
- a CDS encoding NUDIX hydrolase, whose protein sequence is MSFDIPRNRILPIAEAELVVDPAPHPYELAHREAIVANWDLEKAEKPALFNGKVMLFSSIRWADGRLDARCHVANYATFMHWRRMRPDTSAEHLYAHAMPVSSDGALIAIRMAGHTVNAGRVYFAAGSLEPEDITGDRIDLAANMAREVREETGLDLGAARAEAGYHGWSSDSGTVLVRRYFLDRSADELVEDIRRHIATDPDPEIDEAIVIRNADDLPEGLMAHMPPLVKWHFGG